The region CAAAACCCGAAACAACGCGGTCGTATTGGAACGACAGTTTGTTGCCTTCTATTTTATATCTGAGCAGCGGTACCTTCGTTGTTCTCAGGTATTGGTCAAAAACCTTGCTTAGGTCAATGCCAGCCTTTTGGGTAATATACGATTCGACCTGCTGTGTTGTGACAGTCTTGTGCCAGAATTCCGCGTTCAGGCCGCGTAATATTCCACGCCACTTTTCGTCGTCATTTATTACGTTGCGGATCGTGTGCAAAATATTACCGCCCTTGTAATACATATCTCCGGAGCCTTCGCGGTTTGCTCCGTAAGTGCCGATTATCGGCAGATCGTTTTGGATGTTCTTACGCGTACCGATCACATAATCTTCGGCGTCTTTTTTACCGAAATGATATTCGACAAAAAGATTCTCCGAATAATTTGTAAACCCTTCGTGGATCCACATATCGGCCGCATCCTTCATCGAGATATTGTTGCCAAACCACTCATGGCCCGATTCGTGAACAATAATAAAATCGAATTTGAATCCTATGCCCGTGCCGCTGACATCACGGTCGAGGTAACCGTTTCGAAACCAGTTGCCGTATGTGACCGAGCTTTGATGCTCCATACCAGGATATGCGACGGCGACAAGTTTATAACCATCCCCATAAAACGGATATTTGCCGAACCAATGCTCGAATGCCTTCAACATCCGCGGAACTTCTTTGAACTGTCTCACGGCTGCTTCCTTTTGATGAGCCAGCACCCAGTAACTTAAATCGAGAGGCCCACCGAGTCCATCATATTTTTCCGACCAATTGACATAGTTGCCGATGTTGACGTTCACGCCGTAGTTATTGATCGGATTTACGACTTGCCAGCGAAAGGTCTTTGTTTTGTTAAAGGTATTGCTATCTATTCCCTTCAACTGCCCGTTTGATACGGCAACAAGATTCTCGGGAACTGTGACATTGATGCTCATTCCGCGATCAGGCTCGTCGTAGCCAATGTCTTTGTTCGGCCACCAAATGCTTGCCCCGATTCCCTGGCATGTTGTCATAATGAACCAATTGCCAAGGTCGTCGCGTTTCCACGTTATGCCGCCACTCCAAGGCGGATTTCTGCTTTCGACCGGCATGCCTTCGTAAAAGATCTCTAACTTGTCCTCAATGCCAGCCTGTAATTCTCTATCAAAGGTCACCCAGTAAACATTTCCTTCGCGATCGAACTTTGGCTTGTCGCTGCCGTGCAATATCGCAGTAATCTTGAGCGGTTGCTGAAGATCTATCTGCATCTTGCTCCCGGCCTTGAGAGTTTTGAATGTAATCGCATTCGACCCTTTTATCGTTCTTGTCTGAGGCATAAACTGAACGGAAAGATCGTAATGCAAAACATCCCACCATTCGCGTTCGGGTGTTATTGAACCGCGCAGCATTTCTTGACGGGTTACTGGCGCGGTCTTCGTCTCAATATGAGTGGCCTGCGCAAAGATCTGGTTCGCTATGGTCAGAACCAAAAATACTGCAAAGGACAGGATCAGTTTCATTTTCAAATAAACATGTCTCATAAATTCGGGCAATATTTTTTATTGCTTT is a window of Chloracidobacterium sp. DNA encoding:
- a CDS encoding M1 family metallopeptidase, which gives rise to MKLILSFAVFLVLTIANQIFAQATHIETKTAPVTRQEMLRGSITPEREWWDVLHYDLSVQFMPQTRTIKGSNAITFKTLKAGSKMQIDLQQPLKITAILHGSDKPKFDREGNVYWVTFDRELQAGIEDKLEIFYEGMPVESRNPPWSGGITWKRDDLGNWFIMTTCQGIGASIWWPNKDIGYDEPDRGMSINVTVPENLVAVSNGQLKGIDSNTFNKTKTFRWQVVNPINNYGVNVNIGNYVNWSEKYDGLGGPLDLSYWVLAHQKEAAVRQFKEVPRMLKAFEHWFGKYPFYGDGYKLVAVAYPGMEHQSSVTYGNWFRNGYLDRDVSGTGIGFKFDFIIVHESGHEWFGNNISMKDAADMWIHEGFTNYSENLFVEYHFGKKDAEDYVIGTRKNIQNDLPIIGTYGANREGSGDMYYKGGNILHTIRNVINDDEKWRGILRGLNAEFWHKTVTTQQVESYITQKAGIDLSKVFDQYLRTTKVPLLRYKIEGNKLSFQYDRVVSGFAMPLRLAVNGKEVAVIPAETTQSMTFPEEITSVVINRNFYVESEAAK